One window of the Eucalyptus grandis isolate ANBG69807.140 chromosome 8, ASM1654582v1, whole genome shotgun sequence genome contains the following:
- the LOC104416082 gene encoding GATA transcription factor 1, whose translation MESLGFMDDLLDFPDLGEVVDEEDDLGKSSCSKAKAAAAAAATSLPDSASFDASSTPSLPEWEEELEWISNKDSFPSLESFVILPEQPGNNFKEDNLIPPLENSSSSSTTTSTHSSGNRSGTVTIASCCGGPPPPFRRARSKRARERRHGDLSVFAAERLLISRDQEKANKKTKLGGQGSVKIGRKCLHCGSEKTPQWRAGPQGAKTLCNACGVRFKSGRLVPEYRPANSPTFSSELHSNSHRKIIEMRRTKQMGGGGVKGVDIRVK comes from the exons ATGGAGTCTCTGGGTTTCATGGATGACCTCCTTGACTTCCCCGACTTGGGCGAGGTCGTCGACGAGGAAGACGACCTCGGCAAGAGCAGCTGCTCCAAGGCcaaggccgccgccgccgccgccgcgacctCGCTGCCCGACTCCGCGAGCTTCGACGCTTCCTCGACCCCTTCCCTCCCT GAATGGGAGGAAGAGTTGGAATGGATATCTAACAAGGACTCGTTCCCGTCTTTGGAATCATTCGTCATTTTGCCCGAGCAACCGGGGAACAACTTTAAGGAAGACAACCTAATTCCCCCGCTTGAaaatagcagcagcagcagcacaaCAACCAGCACACACAGCAGTGGCAACAGGAGTGGTACCGTGACTATTGCGAGTTGTTGCGGCGGGCCCCCCCCGCCATTCCGCCGTGCCCGAAGCAAGCGGGCCCGTGAGCGCCGGCACGGGGACTTAAGTGTTTTTGCTGCCGAGAGATTATTAATCTCGCGGGACCAAGAGAAGGCAAATAAGAAGACGAAGTTGGGTGGTCAAGGCAGTGTCAAGATCGGGAGGAAGTGCTTGCATTGTGGGTCGGAGAAGACACCGCAGTGGCGTGCAGGGCCGCAGGGGGCCAAGACTCTCTGTAACGCTTGCGGGGTGAGGTTCAAGTCAGGCCGGCTCGTGCCTGAGTATAGGCCGGCGAATAGCCCGACTTTCTCAAGTGAGTTGCACTCGAACTCGCACCGGAAGATAATAGAGATGAGGAGGACGAAGCAAATGGGGGGTGGGGGGGTGAAAGGTGTGGATATAAGAGTAAAGTAG